The segment atacacttccgggtgtatctgaactcaaactaaggggaaataaaaagatttttaaaaaggaaaatgttttctaaaagaattttgaaagcacttagaaagaaagagatttttttaaacaagataagggtgtggtgcatgcgatcagtcgagctcaagtaagtactcccaaattacccatacaagttatttgttcagtttcagtttcagtagaacagcatgctagtatgagactaaggatctaggaggataccttatgtgcctgttttatgtgttacagctttatgagtattgcatgctagtattgagtagacagcagtaggatagcctgtttaggttatgcctgatagtatgagcttagcactgtatgctagatcagtttctcgttttgagaatagttttgcctgagtatgtttcctttatccgaatgctgcttgcttcgtgctttgtgggagttctgagtgatggaagttagccattaggtgaacacgttacaccacatgtgatcagggttgaataatcccagagtgctggaactggccctattgcgcagctcttgtttgagtccaaccgttatagggacgggtcttttacttgaaggattatctgatcttcgtcacatgtgatggtgctCAGGTggtggttaattagcattataaggagacctgcagcagctgaggactagttgagttgagtttgaggtttccctggggcaagcctaggatgagagtagtagagatcagtagtagtagaagtgacttggtggagtcagggcagttcttgaagaaagtacggatagatgtggaaggtagtatgggcccgtactactggaagcagaggatacgtactcgaatcaagaaaggctgagacaagaccaggaagctagttgtagtatcaatgatccctcgagatatttctgttttctgatgtagttgtgatgtgtttcagaatggtggttttgcgttcgagaccagcagccggcagcggaggtgccggggagggatcaggttcaggttcgggggatgagcgcatggatgagcagacccgagagtttctttcttcggagattacgcgcatcattatagagcagactcctgtgatcttcggttcgatcaaggaggggattctagagctgatggatgagagattgggcaccttccgtgccgaggtggcggccatgatggggtcgcgcacccttactttcagggagttcagggcatgtggagctccggactatcatggggcgcgagaccccatagcgagcaccagatggttggcggatgtggccaacgctttccgtactagcagatgtcccgagggggacaaggtcagattggcgtcctgtcttctgaaggacagggcacgagattggtgggaggaggtcgggcatgccattggggatgatgcagcattggacgccatgacctgggctgatttctctaccaggttcagggcggagtttgcaccggtcattgaggtgcaacagctagctagggagtttcaggacctcacccagactacagagacagtggcggagatcaccgccaagttcagggagagggctcttctcgttcctcagtatgtagctgatgaggaaatgaagaaggcccgctatcatgagatgttgcggagcgatatccgccagtttgtgagccggtccagctgtaaaacgctggaagatatgattgctagagctcgggagagggagattgatctcgagatggagaagaagaggaaaccggaggcggtttcgggttcaggcggttcgggcaaaaagcccaaggtttcggatcacagatctaggagtcagcagagccacggtcgatgtggcaagtgtgggagattgcacgagggagcgtgcaaggcagggagttccggctgctacaagtgcgggcggattgggcatttgagtagggattgtacggcccctgctactgccgtcgcagcatcagatctgatttgctttcagtgcaatcagaggggacataaaaagtcccagtgtccgagtttagctgcagcagggaaggtggctgcacctgcccctgctaccttgaggattacagatggccggcagggccgagctgatgcgccagtggcgaagagtagggtgtttcagatgacagcagaggaggcgcgagcgactcctgatgtggtgacgggtatgtatcttccctttatctctttattattattgattgaatattacttatgattgtatgttttattcagagtcgttctctgtgaacggcatttctgctatggtattattcgattcgggggctacccgatcattcgtatcacttgcgcttagcaagagattcagtagagctccaggggagctgaattgtccattagaggttgagatagcggatgataggaccgtgagggtcggcagagtgcatagagggtgttctcttcagttatttgatgagcagttttcagtggatctggtacctattcccctgcgagggaataaggttattatgggtatggattggcttagccctaatggggcggtgattgattgtgagcttcagctagtgagggttcgcactcccagtcggggagagttggtgattcagggcgagaggccacagcgaggaccgaccttttgttccgccgcaagggcgaggcgctatgttcagcagggttgcgccggttttgtagcttacgttttggatgcccgggagaagggcaagtcgacagttgatgatgttcctattgttcgagactacccggacgtgtttcccgaggatttgccggggatacctcctgagagacaggttgagttcaggatcgacctcattcctggtgcggctccgatagccaaggcaccgtatcgactagctccccctgagatgcaggagttgtctacacagctgcaggagctgttagacaagggtttcattcggccgagcagttcgccttggggagcgccgatcctgtttgtgaggaagaaggatgggtcgcatcgtatgtgtatagattaccgggagttgaataaggtaacggtgaagaaccgttacccactcccgaggatagatgatttgtttgatcagcttcatggagcgtcttggttctccaagatcgatctacgctccggatatcatcagatgcgggttagagatgaggatgtacagaagactgctttcaggaccaggtatggtcattacgagtttatggtgataccatttgggctcaccaatgctccagccgcgttcatggatctcatgaaccgcgtgtgtaggccgatgctggatcggtcagtgatagtgttcatagatgacatcttggtatattccaagacgcaggagcagcacgaggagcacctgcgggaggtgctggaggttttgaggagggagagacttttcgcaaagttctccaaatgtgagttctggttgcgcgaggtgcagttccttggtcacctcgtcaaccagaagggtattctggtagatccggccaagatagaggccgtgatgcagtgggaggtcccgaagtctccatccgagattcagagcttcctagggttggcagggtattatcggagatttatttaggatttctccaagatagcagtgctgctcacccgactgaccaagaagtcagtggtatttcgttggggtccgaagcagcagacagcattcgagaccctcaggcagagattgtgcgagaatctgatccttaccttgccagagggagtagaggactttgtagtctattgtgatgcctcgatcacaggtttaggagcagttctgatgcagcgaggccatgtgatagcttatgcctcgagacagttgaagcctcacgaggctaattatcctacccatgatttggagctgggggcagttgtgtttgccctcaagatttggaggcattacctttatggggttcgttgtactatttacacggatcacaagagtttgaggtatcttatggatcagccgagtctgaatatgaggcagaggaggtggttggatgtgctaaaggattacgactgtgagatcctataccatccagggaaggccaatgtggtggctgatgccctgagccgcaaggtgtcggcggcccctatcagggatctatgcttgaggatgacagtgatcactccgttgttggagcggatcaaggaggctcaggtagagggtctcaaggaggagagacagaagtgtgagaggatcgtgggccgagtagcctcgtttgattatgatagtcttggtttgatgacgcttcacgggagagtgtgggtaccgtactggggtggagtacgacaagtgttgatggatgaggctcataagtctcggttttctatccacccaggggcgacgaagatgtaccgagatcttcgacctgattattggtggccctgcatgaagcgggacgtcgcctggtacgtcgagagatgcctgacctgccggaaggtcaaggcggagcaccagaggcctcacggcaggatgcagtcgttagacattcccgtgtggaaatgggaggacattaccatggattttgtcaccaagcttccccggaccgcacgtggagtggattcgatatgggtagtagtggatcggttgacgaagagtgcccattttatcccgatccaggagagtatatcggcgaagaacttagccgatatctatgtgcgtgagattgtggcacgtcatggagtgccggtatcggtggtgtcagaccgagatgtccgtttcacatccagattttggaagcggttccacgacgagatgggtactcgtcttcattttagcaccgctttccaccctcagacagacgggcagagcgagaggacgattcagactctcgaggacatgctaagggcgtgtgtcctagatttcggtggcagttgggatacgtatcttccgttagcggaattctcgtataacaacagttatcatgcgagcattgatcgacctccctttgagatgctgtatgggaggaagtgtaggaccccgatttgttggggcgaggtcggtcagcgagtcattgggagcacagaggtggtgctcaagacgaccgagttgatccagcaggtccgtagtagactgcagactgctcagagtcggcagaaaagttacgccgataggaggcgttcggacttggagtttcgggtgggggatatggtccttctgaaggtctcaccttggaagggtgtcatcaggttccggaagaggggcaagttgggccctagatttattggtccttttagggttttggcccgggtgggtcgggttgcttatcggttagatcttcctgaggagcttagttagatccacaacactttccatgtgtctcagttgagaaagtgtctggtggatgagtcagcagtcgttcccctagaggatattcaggttgatagcagcctgaattatattgagagaccggtcgcaattctggaccggaagaccaagaccttgaggaataaggaaattcagttagtaaaggtgcagtggcagcaccggaaggggtctgagtggacgtgggaggctgaggaggagatgagggagcactacccagagttatttgcagattcagccgtagcagacttcgaggacgaagtctgagataagtgggggagaattgtaacgacccgtgtccggtatggtaattccttggtatttattttgaagttttgcaagagggactcggcgagttcatagcctgactggccgagtagggtcgggatttcgagcacgtgattagctggtgactcggcgagtccatattctggactcggcgagtctgcccgtctgggggaaaccctaaatccccgggctgcccactatttaagtcaccttatagccccattcgcgcctccctcaccctgagaacactgtgagaaagaaccctaatccacccttgtgtgagctaagtgttttgtgccattttgtgaaggtttgaagaaggagaagaagcaaggagcaaggagaagaggtgtagtacaaagatccaagggcaaatctgagttatttgaggtattttcggattttccctcttgttatatgctttaaacctccattagagctctcctaggatctagttgatgcttgttccaagccttatgtttgcatgaatgccttaataagtcgagatatctttagatctgaatgattgggtgttgtagagcccagatctgctgcctttttggagttactttgtgTATTAACCATAGATCTTCCCACtttgtgcatcttttagccttatttcccttattcatgaggttgtacacgtaaagttggaaactttacgtggtaaatcagcttattggactcagatctatcaattgtatgtgttggattcaaacaaaatcgagtaaaaatcagttgcatggcggtgactcggcgagtcggaagaccgactcggcgagtcgagtcgcgagtccccgatttcttccttttgagcgatgtcgagtgggcccagtgagttgtggagtggactcagcgagttcgagggtagactcagtaatggagggactcggcgagttgttcatacaactcggcgagtccaaggcaatcttcttagactcaagaacaactcgtcgagttgttcatatgactcggcgagtcggatgaagattgtctgagttcttggatcgaatgagtactcgtcgagtcgatgccatactcgacaagtagcagcgagtagggtcgaggaatgagaacagggactcggcgagttggcggcccaactcggcgagtcaggtcaactgtaggttgactttgtccgagggttgactttgaccaagggtaaaagagtcattttacccagtgcagtgtttagtatttgattgagtgtgtttatggacttgtagccggggagataccggagcagcagcagttagccctcagagcttttcactcagcagccagttcacgaggtgagtttcccttcggtaggaacgggtctacggccacaatgccggcccgtgtaattatcagtagttccggtctttagtttgatgtagtagctagctggcttgacgtctttgtgattcaagcatatttgtgttatgtgttccggacttcggtctgatgcagtatgcagtatgtgtgaatataatagttgttatgtggtatgctatgtcatgattagtcagttccggacttcggtctgatgcaattagttccggactccggtccgatgcagttagttccggactctggtccgatgcaggggacaaggtcccagtcagttccggacttcggtccgatgcagctagttccagacttcggtctgatgcagtgggcaaggcccagtatgtgctttatatgtattgtatggtatgtggtagtttgggggagctcactaagcttcgtgcttacagtttcagttttggtttcaggtacttccgcttgtaaagggaagagctcgggatgatggcatcgcacacaccacaacttcagcttttatcctgggagttgatttggttcttgatttttatatgacatggatatgatacagctttccgcacagtgtttttattattattttgagatacatcatgtatggtttatgatatgacactcagattatggtttttggttacgttgaaaaacgaaatttttgggtcgtatttttgggtcgtttcaaatttaatattaattaaattaattttctaaTATTCATGATTAAAAACATGGTCATGTGTTTGTGTAACTAATTACCTTGAAACCCTCTGCTACTATCCTTGAAGTGTAAATTTCATTGACCTTTTTTTGCAGGACAAAAATCTTTCTCTCTAAAACGatgagaattcaagaaaatgTTGATTAATAGAATGCATCTCAAGTATGAAAATGTTGGTATATTTCAGGCTTTCATCgttatctaaccttctgccaatgccatagggtataattcattctcttacgagacatgctctacacggCCAAGGGCTACATACGAATAtcaccgtgaatctaagtcctttcactgatcacatggtcacaGGTACAACTTTGCTACCATAATAGCACAGAATAATAACacggaaaagcacatagcacatataacacataacatacaattgttcctatatattgaactcaccgtgaaataaccgaatgttaaaatagtaatttgggcagcacttcggctctaaaaATGACTTTCTGTGATGAAACCGaggattttagttgaaaaccgggccttactcaggcagagtttcgacttgaaAATATGATTTTCTCAGGAACTTCggagcgtcgggacttgcttcgagtGTCGgtgatgatatcggggcttcacgggggggggggggggggggggggtgtttaaAAGTGGCTTGAAAGAGAGTAGAAAGTGAGAGGGAAATGGATTTTGTAAACAAAATACGGgcagcctcgcatcccttttataggggtccGAAGCACCttactacgttgggcgtagtctcgtagtacgtggggcatacgcATTGCGGctcggtatgctgggcgtaccaacGACGTGTCAATGGTTCAGAACCCGGGCCTCTGATGCGTGTCTGCATGCGAAGGAGGGGGAACGTGGCCGACTCCTGACCTTTtttccgagtacgcggggcgtacaccttCGAACCAGCCTCGAAGTTTGTgccataaacttcaaaaatttgtatcttctgcatacaaacttcgtttttaatgttctttatatccacgcgtaggtggaattatgctctacaactttcgtttagactccttcggctaatttttacttattttcaactttatattttcattaatttcaataactaacatttgattggaatcttaTAAGATTTCCAATACATTttgaatgattctaaacatagttttacttaaATTCTCGTAAAAACTATAtgttagaactcaatactcaaattaatgtaatgtttcataatactattcattacaaaacacgataactgaacgtgtacGTTACAAATATGCCGAAAGATAACAAAAGAAACAAGCTTTAAGAAGAGGGTTCCATGTAGTCTTGAAGAAACTTGTCATGATCAGCTATATTATCTTCTTCTTGACCATTTTTATATATCCTAAATGCCCGTAATCAACAATCATGGTTATTGGTTTTTATGAAGAAcactgatagcttcattttattacttcttTCTGTAGTTTGTTTTTAGTTAAAATCatctcattttagttaatcttcatgcatattttctctttttgttattttttctcctttaccgggtgcttttcagtcttttgagcttatttgCAGGATTTATCGAAGACTTTTTGTTATTGATGGCTTAGAAGGATGCGGGACTTATGGAGGCATGTGATTTGCTTGTGGACTTGAAGTGGTGCGATTGAGCTTGGTGCTTGCATAAAGAAGAAatcaatttggacttaatttgtgAGCAAGGATGATGATGAGGCGATGCGGAATCGAGCTACAAGAAAATTGAAGGAGTATTGGGTCAATCATTAGAAGGCTTTGGAATGGCACAAATGGGCTCTAAAGAGTTATGCATGTGGGCTGAAGTTGAAGAATTGGAGATTGAGCTAGAATGCATGTTAAATGGCCCAAGTCTCACATTCAGCGTGACCCACGTGGTCCGCGTGGACTCATACGCGGTCCGCGTGAACTGTGCTGAGTTGATTCCGGGTTTGACTTGTTAACTCTATTTGTGGAAGTTTGGTGGGTGGCTTTTGGCACCTTTTTAATCCGGAAATCAGCTCCCTTTTGCTGGAGATTGGAGCCATTATTGGAGGAGATGAATTGAAGAACAaaaaccattctctctcaagaaAGCTTTGGAAgacttgaagaatttttggaagaATAGTGTAATTTCTTTCCTTCTGGCATCTAAGACAATGTTTGGTACCACTAAACTATATTGCTTTTCTTTTACTTTGGACATGATTGGCTAAACTTTCatttggttgattagggtttaacccatggatgattATTTTCTTTGAAGACTTATTATTACATTGTGTTTGaagtttatggaaatgttttgtagttgaacatcttgttgtgtttatttatatttgatcatgagctttgatgaatgaatgcttgtttttgttgactaatttcttggttaagtaatggatcttcaaattagtaagcaacaaatggtttatatgtttgttttcatttcatttagaccatgggaatgtttcctccataatgataatgtaaacatttgattatcttttggacttGGTAACTCTTATAACTTAAcgctaattgattttcacaagattttatgcttcattgattatgtgatttcaattaaggaaatatgttaagagctcctctaaccattttaatttctaagAAGAGTTGAGGCAATTTGTGCTTAGGaattgctatagccaagttaAACCAAGTCACAAGTGTTATTCCATTAAGTCTAATGATAATTCAATCATATCATCCATGAGGTGTACCCCAAAATCAACCAATTCTACTTCATTGAATTTAATCCAATCTTTTACTTGTTTACTTGTCATATTTTCATTCTAGCTAGTTTTAATTTTGTCAAACAATCAAAAAGAattaacaccccccccccccccattttacttttaattttgttttgcaagtattttacaaagagatttacatagagatttaaattgaaccaatctccgtggatacgatccctttaccactatacactattttagtgtgtaatatttagggtatttattttgttggcctcgacaaccaccaaacaCGAACTTTCTGATTAGGTTGTTGCTTAATGAACACATGTTTTATACATTATAATATATAGACAAAGAATTTATGGTCCATGATCTTCAAATATGGTATAATACAAGCATAACACCATTCAACTATTCAAGCAATATGTGAAGATGCAAGGGTCAAGGGATAGGAAAATGGATGAAAGGACTCCTTAGTATCCACTGATACATTAAGGATTTTCGAccggagaagaagaaagaaagaatgaAAGATGATTTTGCAAGATAGAATGTAGAGGCGATGATTTTGGAAGTTCAAATGTAAGCCGGGGAAACTGGAATGTGGAAGCACATGCACAACAATGGTCGGTTTTGCCTGTCGATTTGGTTTTTCTTTCCTAAAAAAACcttcaaaaagaaaattttgatatatatatatatatatatatatatatatatatatatatatatatatatatatatatatatagggtagagTTATTTGGAAAATaagaaaaaccctaaaaaaaaagaaaaaccaaTCAACAATTGACAACGCATATACCATTTATAATGTGGAAATATTATCCAACACGTCTTGAAAAGGGTATATTAGTAAACCTTTTGTTGCAAATCAGTTGTTTTTAACACTTTTGAAATTCGAAGTCGGAATCGATTCAAACTGAAGAAATTTCAATTTTGAGTTTTGAATTTCAAATTCAGAATCATTTTAACTTCAccgattttcaaattcaaaatttgaaTAGATATTCCGATTGACATCTTTGAAttatttcaaattttacaaatttctGGTAACAATCACACATTTTTTGAGATATATTTCAATCGATCTGCAAAAATCACATAATCACGATCGGGCTTCCCTGATATTTTTGATCACTACTTCAACTCTACTTCCAATCGGTGTTTGTCATTGCTTCCAATTGGGGGGATTGGTTATATCTGCTTCGCTGATACACACTCACACAGGCATTAGGTaaatttttttcttcaatttcGTTTCATATATTGATGCTTGATTTGTTCACGTTATCGTATTTCTCCCCACCCCCACCCACACAAATCCCTAATTGATTGTTCTTCTAGGTTGAACAGAAGGAATACTATTTGTCGGCAGTTTCCCCTACCCTTGCTGTTGAGAATCATGATTTCAACCTCTTCTGCTGATTAGGTTGGTATATGTTTTGATTTATAACCATGTATCTAGCTCTACATTTTTAACCATGATTAGATTGGTATATGTTTTGAACAAATTGTCTACTTTTGTTGAATCTCTAATAATTTCCATGCAAACATAACTATTTATCTTACCATCTAGAAATTGGGATTTCCATAAATGCAGTTGCATGTATTTTGAAAAAGAAGGTGTAATATGTCGTCATATAATATGTGTTTTTAATAATCTTGACAAAGAATTAGAGGAGTGCATCAGCTTCTTGGTTCGCATGAATATGGATTTGTTGTTGTTCCAAGGGATTCCATTCTATCTCTTCCATAATGTAATAGTAGTAATAAGAATGGAGCATCATTTGAGACACCATGTGGGCGTTTCCTAGCAATTCCCTAACACCTCCCTTGATTTCATATCATCTATACTCGGTCTTCTATTCCATtaccattatacttataatgcTTTGTATCTTTTCAGGTGAAACCTGTGGAGTACATGAAGATGATCTCTTCATTGAAACCAGAATTGTGGGTCAGTTTAGCTGATGAAGTACATTCTTCAGTTACAACAAAGAGGAATAAAGCTTATGTTAACCGAACTATCAAATTGCTTGATGATTGCATTTCTCTAAAATCAATAATCCATCTTACTTTTCATATGAACACCATTATTCCTTACAAAATTTGTTGTAATAATTTGTGAAATGTAGACAGATGGAGCTCTTTTTGGATCCACTGTTAGAGGATGCAGTACTGAAGAACGTCGACGTTGTGCTCAAGAGGTAGCTAAGAAAAATGTATCTGGTATGCTGTGTTCTTAAGTGATTTATAGAGAAAGCACACTAAATCCTCAAGCTATGGAATAAAAACTATAGATTCCATTTTGTAAGAGAAAATTCTGATTAAAGTAATCACTTTTATGTGGCATTCCAGGTTTCTATATTTACGGTTTTGGGCTTGGAGATAGTGTTGATGAACGGGCTACACTTTTGCATGCTGTTACGGTACTATTACTATAGTCTATCTGTTATCATAAACATTTACATTTAAAGAATTCCATGTAATTATATGAAAATGTATTAATTAACACTCTGCATTTTTAATACTAGTTTTATGTAAATATTGATGTCAAGAGAGTTGTAATGGTTGTTTTCATGACTTGTTACCAAAAGAAAAGCCTCGCCATGTTTGTGGCCTTGGACTTCCACGTATTATTTTTACTACATTTGAAGCTTTTAGTTTCTGTTTCATTTTAATTGTCTACctatcttataattttttttattattcatgAAGCATGAAAGTAATATAGCTGACATTTTGTTCTTTTATTAACCAAATAATCTTTCTTCCATGAATGCAGAGGAGGTATTGCAAGGTATCGCTGCAGACATTGACCTATTTGACTCCACGTAAGTAGGTTTCAATAACTACTTTGACATTTTGTTGACTGTAAGCAGATACAAGTGTTTGAACATGTATATTTACCATCTTACCCTTGGAGGCTTTGCGCTTGTCTTCCCACTTGATGGAAAGTGTAAACATTTGTCTGACCTCGGGCTAAGTGCTATGGCTAGTGATGGCACAAAGATAAATCTAAAAGCAACCATTTATAGGTATATTGTTACTTTACATGTATCATTTATAAGTAATTAGTTAttattatatgatacaaaaacATTAATAATAACTTATTATTTTGGTGCAGGAAAGATGCATCACGAATTGTTGATGGGTGCATCTGCTACACCTGCCAGAACCATACCAAAGCATACATCAATCATTTGCTTAATGTCCATGAGATGTTGGCTCATATTCTTCTTGAAATGTAAAAAACATATCCTTTTCAATTTATTACTTTTGTTATTCCCAATATATTTTTTGAactttttttgttgttgtttttgtagtCATAATACACATCACTATTTGTCCTTCTTTGGGGTTAT is part of the Lactuca sativa cultivar Salinas chromosome 7, Lsat_Salinas_v11, whole genome shotgun sequence genome and harbors:
- the LOC111876940 gene encoding uncharacterized protein LOC111876940 isoform X1, with the protein product MKMISSLKPELWTDGALFGSTVRGCSTEERRRCAQEVSIFTVLGLEIVLMNGLHFCMLLRGGIARYKCLNMYIYHLTLGGFALVFPLDGKCKHLSDLGLSAMASDGTKINLKATIYRKDASRIVDGCICYTCQNHTKAYINHLLNVHEMLAHILLEIHNTHHYLSFFGVIREAITEGRFEELWQNLFEKRRDHLLAASLSAYELETPGLVIFGKWKCLFCS
- the LOC111876940 gene encoding uncharacterized protein LOC111876940 isoform X2, producing the protein MKMISSLKPELWTDGALFGSTVRGCSTEERRRCAQEVSIFTVLGLEIVLMNGLHFCMLLRGGIARYKCLNMYIYHLTLGGFALVFPLDGKCKHLSDLGLSAMASDGTKINLKATIYRKDASRIVDGCICYTCQNHTKAYINHLLNVHEMLAHILLEIHNTHHYLSFFGVIREAITEGRFEELWQNLFEKRRDHLLAASLSAYELETPVRLRA